A window of Streptomyces sp. DG1A-41 contains these coding sequences:
- a CDS encoding FAD-binding oxidoreductase, whose protein sequence is MPTNPVEELRSSVVGRILFPGEDSFEELRKGWNLTVDHQPSVIVAASSAQDVAAAVRYAVAHELPVAVQSTGHGAVLPADGAVLVHTRELTEVTVDAEARTARVGAGVRWGQVVAETAKSGLAPLNGSSPDVGVMGYLTGGGLPVLGRTFGFAAHQVRSFDLVTADGTLRTVTPDSDPDLFWAVRGGRGNFGVVTAAEIGLVPVTRLYGGGFFFPGEAADRVVPAYFSWLDGLPEEMNSSIILLRFPDHPAVPEQNRGRFVIHVRIAFTGSAEEGERLVAPLRDLGPERDEVAEMPYTRVGDIYHDPFRPTYAWCRTALLRDLDAEAVAALLDVAGHDHGHLPPGGVEIRHLGGALARPGAVPAALGVPEGTFHVFMSMPAPPDTEAAERSRAAEQRVLDRLEKWDTGALLPTFMFSLDRTPEDVARGYRPEDHERLRKIKAVYDPANTFRVNHNIPPATV, encoded by the coding sequence GTGCCAACGAACCCTGTCGAGGAGCTGCGTTCCTCCGTGGTCGGCCGGATCTTATTTCCTGGCGAGGATTCATTCGAGGAGCTGCGCAAGGGGTGGAATCTTACGGTCGACCACCAGCCGTCGGTGATCGTGGCCGCGTCTTCCGCGCAGGACGTGGCCGCCGCAGTCCGGTACGCCGTCGCGCACGAGCTGCCGGTGGCCGTCCAGTCGACCGGTCATGGAGCCGTGCTGCCGGCCGATGGGGCCGTCCTCGTCCACACCCGTGAGCTGACCGAAGTGACCGTGGACGCCGAGGCACGCACCGCTCGGGTGGGCGCCGGCGTTCGCTGGGGCCAGGTGGTCGCGGAGACCGCGAAGTCAGGGCTCGCCCCGCTCAACGGCTCCTCCCCGGACGTCGGCGTGATGGGCTACCTGACCGGCGGCGGACTCCCGGTCCTCGGCCGTACCTTCGGCTTCGCCGCCCACCAGGTGCGGTCGTTCGACCTGGTCACCGCCGACGGCACCCTGCGCACCGTCACACCGGACTCCGACCCCGACCTCTTCTGGGCGGTGCGCGGCGGGCGCGGCAACTTCGGCGTGGTCACGGCCGCCGAGATCGGTCTGGTGCCCGTCACTCGGCTGTACGGCGGCGGGTTCTTCTTCCCCGGTGAGGCGGCCGACCGGGTCGTGCCCGCCTACTTCTCCTGGCTGGACGGGCTGCCGGAGGAGATGAACTCCTCGATCATCCTGCTGCGTTTCCCCGACCATCCGGCGGTGCCGGAGCAGAACCGGGGCAGGTTCGTCATCCATGTGCGGATCGCGTTCACCGGCTCCGCGGAGGAGGGGGAACGCCTGGTCGCCCCGCTGCGCGACCTCGGCCCGGAGCGGGACGAGGTCGCCGAGATGCCGTACACCCGGGTCGGCGACATCTACCACGACCCCTTCCGGCCCACCTACGCCTGGTGCCGGACGGCCCTGCTGCGCGACCTCGATGCCGAGGCGGTCGCCGCGCTGCTCGACGTGGCAGGTCACGACCATGGTCATCTGCCGCCTGGCGGTGTCGAGATCCGTCATCTGGGTGGTGCCCTGGCACGGCCCGGCGCCGTGCCGGCCGCCTTGGGAGTGCCCGAGGGCACCTTCCACGTCTTCATGAGCATGCCCGCACCGCCGGACACGGAGGCCGCCGAGCGCTCCCGGGCCGCCGAACAGCGGGTTCTGGACCGGCTGGAGAAGTGGGACACCGGGGCGCTGCTGCCCACCTTCATGTTCAGTCTGGACCGCACGCCCGAGGACGTGGCCCGCGGCTACCGCCCGGAGGACCACGAGCGGCTGCGGAAGATCAAGGCCGTGTACGACCCGGCGAACACCTTCCGCGTCAATCACAATATCCCCCCAGCCACGGTGTAG
- a CDS encoding NAD(P)H-binding protein, translating into MILVTGATGNVGRNVVHQLLEAGEKVRAVTRDPEKSGLPDDVEVIAGDFSRPETLAESLKGIDRAFLFPVFGQLGGFLDAAAAADVEHIAMLSSSAIEFENPGFIGQVHLECENAVTGSGIPRTFVRAGLFMLNDLAWSGQINNGGVVRTAYGTAAAAPVDERDIAAVAVASLLSPEDGAVHSLTGPQSLTQIDRVRIIGETLGRPVEFEELPREAALGHLTQQMPPDAAEFLLDQLASWQGITAEVLPTVEQVTGRAHTYAEWVAHHAADFS; encoded by the coding sequence ATGATTCTCGTCACCGGGGCCACCGGAAATGTCGGGCGCAATGTTGTCCATCAGCTTCTGGAAGCGGGAGAGAAGGTCCGTGCTGTCACCCGCGACCCGGAGAAGTCCGGGTTGCCGGACGACGTCGAGGTGATCGCCGGTGATTTCTCGCGCCCGGAGACCCTGGCCGAATCACTGAAGGGTATCGACCGGGCTTTCCTGTTTCCTGTCTTCGGTCAGCTCGGCGGGTTTCTCGACGCCGCCGCCGCGGCGGATGTCGAGCACATCGCGATGCTGTCGTCCTCGGCCATCGAATTCGAGAACCCGGGCTTCATCGGCCAGGTGCACCTCGAGTGCGAGAACGCGGTGACGGGCTCCGGCATACCGAGGACCTTCGTCCGCGCCGGCCTGTTCATGCTCAACGACCTCGCCTGGTCCGGGCAGATCAACAACGGCGGGGTCGTACGGACCGCCTACGGCACCGCCGCCGCGGCTCCGGTGGACGAGCGGGACATCGCGGCCGTCGCCGTCGCCTCGCTTCTCTCCCCCGAGGACGGCGCCGTGCACAGCCTGACCGGTCCGCAGTCCCTCACCCAGATCGACCGCGTCCGGATCATCGGCGAAACGCTGGGCCGACCGGTCGAGTTCGAGGAGCTGCCCCGGGAGGCGGCGCTCGGTCACCTCACCCAGCAGATGCCGCCGGACGCCGCGGAGTTCCTGCTCGACCAGCTCGCCTCGTGGCAGGGCATCACGGCGGAGGTTCTGCCGACCGTCGAGCAGGTGACCGGCCGGGCCCACACCTACGCCGAGTGGGTTGCCCACCACGCGGCGGATTTTTCCTGA
- a CDS encoding MarR family winged helix-turn-helix transcriptional regulator, with product MDLTDVSKAPARLRTTPSWLVTQIATRAARLVARALTSVGARRYHFALLAALDEFGPASQAELGRRCGIDRSYIVEAVNELAAAGLVLRVVDQADRRRNTVTVTEAGRAQLHSIGDALNGAQDDLLAPLSPQEREQLTALLGRVLDHAVAQQQPPATQSR from the coding sequence GTGGACCTCACAGATGTCTCGAAGGCCCCGGCCCGGCTGCGCACCACGCCGAGCTGGCTCGTCACCCAGATCGCCACCCGCGCCGCGCGGCTGGTCGCCCGGGCGCTGACCTCCGTCGGTGCCCGCCGCTACCACTTCGCGCTGCTCGCGGCGCTCGATGAGTTCGGGCCGGCCAGCCAGGCGGAGCTCGGCAGGCGCTGCGGCATCGACCGCAGCTACATCGTCGAGGCGGTCAATGAGCTCGCCGCGGCGGGGCTGGTGCTGCGGGTCGTCGACCAGGCCGACCGTCGGCGCAACACGGTCACCGTGACCGAGGCGGGCCGGGCCCAGCTCCATTCCATCGGTGACGCGCTCAACGGCGCCCAGGACGACCTGCTGGCCCCTCTCTCCCCGCAGGAACGGGAGCAGTTGACCGCCCTCCTCGGGCGCGTCCTCGACCACGCCGTGGCTCAGCAGCAGCCGCCCGCGACCCAGTCGCGCTGA